A genomic stretch from Leptotrichia sp. HSP-536 includes:
- a CDS encoding homoserine dehydrogenase: MNMKIGIIGLGTVGEGVLKVLTNEKKSIFEKSRADIEVKYACDLNINREFSFDFDKSILTNDYKKILNDPEIKIVVELIGGETIAKQIIIEAFEAKKSVVTANKALIAKYGVELFQRAKENGVSFLFEAAVGGGIPIVTPLMESLVANTVTEIRGIMNGTSNYILTKMKEDNLSFNEALKIASEKGYAEADPTFDVDGIDAGHKINILASLAYGGSVKFKDMQLYGIREISTVDIFSANQLNSTIKLIASSKLLSETSAQISVEPVLIPNSEILAKVDGVYNAIETTGSYTDKTLFYGKGAGMDPTASAVVADIVKIVTRNHIESDYFFNSTKVFEIVDSNTVKDSYYIRVSDDFDIESSPFELINQIENYYIILANDISKNEINEILKEAREKLVLRIMK, from the coding sequence ATGAATATGAAAATAGGAATTATCGGATTAGGAACTGTGGGAGAAGGAGTTCTTAAAGTATTAACAAATGAAAAGAAAAGTATTTTTGAAAAATCAAGAGCTGACATAGAAGTAAAATACGCTTGTGATTTAAACATTAATCGTGAATTTTCTTTTGATTTTGACAAATCAATACTTACAAACGATTATAAAAAAATCTTAAACGATCCTGAAATTAAGATTGTTGTTGAACTAATTGGTGGAGAAACTATAGCAAAACAAATAATCATAGAAGCTTTTGAAGCTAAAAAAAGTGTTGTTACAGCAAACAAGGCTCTAATTGCAAAATATGGAGTGGAATTATTCCAGCGTGCAAAAGAAAATGGAGTTTCATTCCTGTTTGAAGCTGCCGTTGGGGGAGGAATCCCTATTGTTACACCTTTAATGGAAAGTTTAGTTGCAAATACAGTTACTGAAATTCGTGGGATTATGAACGGAACTTCAAACTATATTTTGACAAAAATGAAAGAAGACAACTTGTCATTTAACGAAGCATTAAAAATTGCCTCTGAAAAAGGGTATGCAGAAGCTGATCCTACATTTGATGTAGACGGAATTGACGCGGGACATAAAATTAACATTCTAGCTTCACTTGCCTATGGAGGTTCTGTAAAATTTAAGGATATGCAATTATATGGAATAAGAGAAATTAGCACAGTAGATATTTTCTCAGCAAATCAGCTAAATTCCACAATAAAATTAATTGCAAGCTCAAAACTGCTATCAGAAACGTCAGCTCAAATTTCAGTTGAGCCAGTATTAATTCCAAACAGCGAAATTTTAGCAAAAGTGGATGGCGTTTACAATGCGATAGAAACAACTGGTTCTTACACAGATAAGACTTTATTTTACGGAAAAGGTGCTGGAATGGATCCAACTGCATCAGCTGTAGTGGCAGACATTGTAAAAATTGTAACAAGAAACCACATTGAATCAGACTACTTCTTTAACTCTACAAAAGTATTTGAAATTGTGGATTCAAACACAGTAAAAGATTCTTACTACATAAGAGTTTCTGATGATTTTGATATAGAAAGCTCGCCATTTGAATTAATAAATCAAATTGAAAATTATTATATTATCTTGGCAAATGATATTTCAAAAAATGAGATTAATGAGATTTTGAAGGAGGCAAGAGAAAAACTTGTTTTAAGAATTATGAAATAA
- a CDS encoding sugar O-acetyltransferase, which yields MNLEEQRQFILSGKVYNDLTPELVKARENTVFLTNKYNESFGKPSEEREAILKELLKSIGKNVYFEPAFRCEFGFNISIGNNFYANFDCVMLDGGGIEIGNNVLFGPRVGIYTSNHSIDAEERINGGCYAKPVKIGNNVWIGAGVHINQGVTIGNNTIIGSGSVVTKNIPDNVIAAGVPCKVIRKITEKDKTGYKP from the coding sequence ATGAACTTAGAAGAACAAAGACAATTTATTTTATCTGGAAAAGTTTACAATGATTTAACTCCAGAGCTCGTAAAGGCTAGAGAAAATACCGTTTTTTTAACAAATAAATATAACGAAAGTTTTGGAAAGCCATCAGAAGAGCGTGAAGCAATTTTAAAGGAACTTTTGAAATCAATTGGGAAAAATGTTTATTTTGAGCCAGCATTCCGATGTGAATTTGGATTTAATATTTCAATAGGAAATAACTTTTATGCAAATTTTGACTGTGTAATGCTTGACGGCGGTGGAATTGAAATTGGAAACAACGTACTTTTCGGTCCAAGAGTGGGAATTTATACTTCCAATCACAGCATTGATGCAGAAGAAAGAATAAACGGGGGATGTTATGCTAAGCCTGTAAAAATCGGCAATAATGTCTGGATTGGTGCGGGAGTTCACATTAATCAAGGGGTTACAATCGGAAATAATACTATTATTGGCTCTGGAAGCGTTGTTACAAAAAATATTCCAGATAATGTAATTGCAGCAGGAGTACCGTGCAAAGTTATCAGGAAAATAACAGAAAAAGATAAAACTGGCTATAAACCTTAA
- a CDS encoding C40 family peptidase, whose product MKKILMLAGAMIVSAVSFADLQSTIKNTYTNKVINLSVTKPRQEVSSSGTSSTAVRDQIISFAQTKLGSPYVWGATGPNTFDCSGFVGYVFKKAADVSLPRVSSSQATFKPRITSMNMTKGDLVFFETTGKGRISHVGIYMGNRQFIHASSGSRRVTVSSLDSNYYNKTFRWAINPFS is encoded by the coding sequence ATGAAAAAAATATTGATGCTAGCTGGAGCTATGATTGTATCTGCAGTATCTTTTGCAGATTTACAAAGTACAATCAAAAATACTTATACTAATAAAGTTATAAATTTGTCTGTTACAAAACCAAGACAAGAGGTGAGCAGTAGTGGAACTTCTTCTACAGCTGTAAGAGATCAAATTATTTCTTTTGCACAAACAAAATTAGGATCACCATATGTTTGGGGAGCAACTGGACCTAACACATTTGATTGTTCAGGCTTCGTTGGTTATGTATTCAAAAAAGCTGCCGATGTAAGCTTGCCGAGAGTTTCAAGTTCACAGGCAACATTTAAACCAAGAATTACATCAATGAATATGACGAAAGGTGATTTGGTATTTTTTGAAACAACTGGAAAAGGTCGTATTTCTCACGTAGGTATTTATATGGGAAATAGACAGTTTATTCATGCTTCTTCTGGAAGTAGAAGAGTAACAGTTTCTAGTTTAGACAGTAACTATTACAACAAGACATTTAGATGGGCAATTAATCCATTTAGTTAA
- a CDS encoding RNA ligase has protein sequence MRTLLLLRGTVGSGKSTFIKKNNLEPYTLEADKFRLLISNPKLTKFGDFEISQKNDRLAWEMLFNCLEERMKKGEFTVVDATHTTKKAMNCYKALADKYKYTIYYYQLDTPLEECIENNKKRESYKQVDENVISRMFRNIQNEKLSGSFKRIFDINEIINFYVADVTEKYDKVRIIGDIHSCFTAISEIVKDFDKNTLYVFLGDFLDRGIEHKQTLLLMLDLYKKENVIMIEGNHEIHLENFANDFKINSKEFLNVTLPAILENEKNTDSFKREIRKFYKKLRQCYAFKFHNHKILCTHAGLSFVPNLALVSTNEMINGVGSFETEIGELYEENYLKGKCQNFVQVHGHRGVNSTEHSICLEGEVEYGGELKYLDVMPDKILQKSVINTVYDRDYLQHELEKAKENKQINLTADEDVNKLIVSKLISVKKTKPNLYSLNFGRNVFRKKLWNDSTIKARGLFVDAETGKVKIRSYNKFFNYGENKYSTREYLENNIVYPVTAYEKYNGFLGILSVIDEKFVFATKSVTNGTHVKYFETLFEKASERMKNEIFRICSENDVSIVFEVVSNEDRHIVDYFGKENLFILDVIDNSLFINGVHVDNNFSERFLNELNFNDDVIKMKKEIKKCNNFDEIINLMENYDNFENAEGIVFCAENGLMFKYKAKHYSLWKKRRGILEFYRKDFNRAKLAGRYKNEQEFIEWLAGMDVEKVENAHIIDLMNEYENLK, from the coding sequence ATGAGAACATTATTACTGCTACGTGGAACAGTCGGAAGTGGGAAAAGTACCTTTATCAAGAAAAATAATTTAGAGCCATACACTCTTGAAGCTGATAAGTTTAGGCTTTTAATTTCTAATCCTAAATTGACAAAATTTGGAGATTTTGAGATTTCGCAGAAAAATGACAGGCTGGCTTGGGAAATGCTTTTTAACTGTCTGGAAGAAAGAATGAAAAAGGGAGAATTTACAGTTGTTGATGCGACACATACTACAAAAAAAGCGATGAATTGCTACAAGGCTCTTGCAGACAAGTATAAATATACAATTTATTACTATCAACTTGATACGCCCCTTGAAGAGTGTATTGAAAATAATAAAAAAAGGGAAAGTTACAAGCAGGTTGATGAAAATGTTATAAGCAGAATGTTTAGGAATATTCAAAATGAAAAACTTTCAGGAAGTTTTAAAAGAATTTTTGACATAAATGAAATTATAAATTTTTATGTTGCCGATGTAACGGAAAAATATGATAAAGTTCGGATAATTGGGGATATTCATTCGTGTTTTACAGCGATTTCTGAAATTGTGAAGGATTTTGACAAAAATACCTTGTATGTGTTTTTAGGAGATTTTTTGGACAGAGGAATTGAGCATAAACAGACACTTTTATTAATGCTGGACTTATATAAAAAGGAAAATGTTATAATGATTGAAGGAAATCATGAAATTCACTTGGAAAATTTTGCCAATGATTTTAAAATTAACTCAAAAGAATTTTTAAATGTAACTTTACCAGCAATTTTAGAAAATGAAAAAAATACTGATAGTTTTAAAAGGGAAATTAGAAAATTTTATAAAAAGTTAAGACAATGTTATGCCTTTAAATTTCACAATCATAAAATTCTTTGCACGCACGCAGGACTGTCTTTTGTACCTAATTTAGCACTTGTATCGACTAACGAAATGATAAACGGCGTTGGAAGCTTTGAAACAGAAATTGGAGAACTTTATGAAGAGAATTATTTGAAAGGGAAATGTCAGAATTTTGTGCAGGTTCATGGGCATAGAGGTGTAAATTCGACTGAACATTCAATTTGTCTGGAAGGAGAAGTTGAGTATGGTGGAGAACTGAAATATTTGGATGTAATGCCAGATAAAATTTTGCAAAAATCAGTTATAAACACTGTTTACGATAGAGATTATTTGCAACACGAACTGGAAAAGGCAAAAGAAAACAAGCAGATAAATTTGACAGCGGATGAAGATGTGAATAAATTGATTGTAAGTAAACTGATCAGCGTTAAAAAGACAAAACCGAACTTGTATTCATTAAATTTTGGAAGAAACGTGTTTCGGAAAAAATTGTGGAATGACTCGACAATTAAGGCACGTGGACTTTTTGTGGATGCAGAAACTGGAAAAGTGAAAATAAGAAGCTATAACAAATTCTTTAATTACGGAGAAAATAAATATTCTACAAGAGAATATCTTGAAAACAACATAGTTTATCCAGTTACAGCCTACGAAAAATACAACGGATTCTTAGGAATACTTTCAGTTATTGATGAAAAATTTGTATTTGCAACAAAAAGTGTAACAAATGGGACACACGTCAAATATTTTGAAACTCTTTTTGAAAAGGCAAGTGAAAGAATGAAAAATGAGATTTTTAGAATTTGCAGTGAAAATGATGTTTCCATAGTGTTTGAGGTTGTTTCAAATGAAGATAGGCACATTGTCGATTATTTTGGGAAAGAAAATCTTTTTATTTTAGATGTAATTGATAATAGTCTATTTATAAATGGTGTGCATGTAGATAACAATTTTAGTGAAAGATTTTTAAACGAGCTGAATTTTAATGATGATGTTATTAAAATGAAAAAGGAAATCAAAAAATGCAATAACTTTGACGAAATAATTAACTTAATGGAAAATTACGATAATTTTGAAAATGCTGAAGGTATTGTATTTTGTGCTGAAAATGGACTTATGTTCAAATATAAGGCAAAACATTACAGTCTGTGGAAAAAACGGCGTGGAATTCTGGAATTTTATAGAAAAGATTTTAATAGAGCAAAACTTGCTGGAAGATATAAGAACGAACAGGAGTTTATTGAATGGCTTGCTGGAATGGATGTTGAGAAAGTTGAAAATGCACATATTATTGATTTGATGAATGAATATGAAAATTTAAAGTAA
- a CDS encoding hydroxymethylglutaryl-CoA synthase has product MKIKEIGEKIKIGIDKIGFAMPKYFLDIRDLAIGRNENANKFVKGLIQSEMSIAPVTEDIVALGASAAEQILDEEDKENIEMVIVGTESGIDQSKASAVFIHNLLEIQPFARCIEIKEACYGATAALNFAKNYIEQNENASVLVIASDIAKYGIDTPGESTQGAGSIAMLIKKEPRIAVINDESICQTRDIMDFWRPNYSDFPIVDGHFSTKQYLDCLTTTFEEYKKRYNQDLSDFDAFCFHLPFPKLGLKAINSIFAKVEKEEKNKFLEKFHASIVYGKRVGNIYTGSLYLSLLSLLENCDNLKAGDKIGMYSYGSGAVCEFFNLTLADNFKSHLRNDRLNDFDNRKQLSIEEYENMFFEKIILDEEGNCDFSNNRFIQESDNAFVFEKVENHKRIYKKIK; this is encoded by the coding sequence ATGAAAATAAAAGAAATAGGAGAAAAAATTAAAATTGGAATAGATAAAATTGGCTTTGCTATGCCAAAATATTTTTTAGATATACGGGATTTGGCGATAGGACGAAATGAAAATGCGAATAAATTTGTGAAAGGGCTTATACAAAGTGAAATGAGTATTGCACCTGTTACAGAAGATATTGTAGCACTTGGAGCTAGTGCCGCTGAACAGATTTTGGACGAAGAAGATAAAGAAAATATTGAAATGGTTATTGTAGGAACAGAATCAGGAATTGATCAGAGTAAAGCATCTGCCGTTTTTATCCATAACCTTTTAGAAATCCAGCCTTTTGCAAGATGTATCGAAATTAAAGAAGCCTGCTACGGAGCTACTGCCGCTCTTAACTTTGCAAAAAATTATATTGAGCAAAATGAAAATGCTTCTGTTCTAGTAATTGCTTCTGACATTGCAAAATATGGAATTGACACTCCTGGTGAATCCACTCAAGGTGCCGGAAGTATCGCAATGTTAATAAAAAAAGAGCCAAGAATCGCTGTAATAAATGATGAAAGTATATGCCAAACGCGTGACATTATGGACTTCTGGCGTCCAAACTACTCAGATTTCCCAATAGTAGATGGACATTTTTCAACAAAGCAGTATCTTGACTGTCTTACAACGACATTTGAGGAATATAAAAAAAGATACAATCAGGATTTATCTGATTTTGATGCTTTCTGTTTTCATCTTCCATTTCCGAAACTTGGATTAAAGGCAATTAATTCAATTTTTGCAAAAGTAGAAAAAGAAGAAAAAAACAAATTTTTAGAAAAATTTCATGCTTCAATAGTTTATGGAAAAAGAGTTGGAAATATTTACACTGGCTCCCTTTATTTAAGTTTGCTGTCACTGCTTGAAAACTGTGATAACCTGAAAGCTGGGGACAAGATCGGAATGTATAGTTACGGAAGTGGCGCTGTTTGTGAATTTTTTAATCTAACTCTTGCAGATAACTTTAAAAGTCATCTAAGAAATGATAGATTAAATGATTTTGACAATAGAAAACAATTATCAATAGAGGAATATGAAAATATGTTTTTTGAAAAAATAATTTTAGATGAAGAGGGAAATTGTGATTTTTCAAATAACAGATTTATTCAGGAAAGTGACAATGCGTTTGTATTCGAAAAAGTGGAAAATCACAAAAGGATTTATAAAAAAATAAAATAA
- a CDS encoding DUF7677 family protein: protein MKVSKYVQGAVRQFSYWFFNGTLGYDILEDIDYLSTIKEEPSCGELAFAIFMNNLKIDTEGRVLNYTYCENRAAEYIKSYHKPNFTMTPKLEQWETYLHPVSEESYTY, encoded by the coding sequence ATGAAAGTTAGTAAATATGTACAAGGAGCAGTAAGGCAATTTTCATATTGGTTTTTTAATGGAACCTTAGGTTATGATATTCTTGAGGACATTGATTATTTATCAACTATAAAAGAAGAACCTAGTTGTGGTGAACTTGCTTTTGCTATTTTTATGAATAATTTAAAAATAGACACAGAAGGAAGAGTATTAAACTATACATATTGTGAAAATCGTGCTGCAGAATATATTAAAAGTTATCATAAGCCAAATTTTACTATGACTCCTAAACTAGAACAATGGGAAACCTATCTTCATCCAGTTAGTGAAGAGAGTTATACCTATTAA
- a CDS encoding hydroxymethylglutaryl-CoA reductase, degradative has product MKKENQKKLNWLGFQKKERLERIQMLNANGFLNDEFEQILKKNENLPLETANQMAENGIGTFALPFSIAPNFVIDGKDYAVPMVTEEPSVVAGCSYAAKIIGKSSGFTTEILDRKMIGQVALYDILDFENAISMILENKNEILKIANDAHPSIVARGGGAINIEVKNIDEFLIVYLIADVKEAMGANILNTMLEAIKIPLENITNGKSLMAILSNYATESLVKAECEVNVKLLSSSMETSIETAKKIELASKFAKLDIYRATTHNKGIFNGIDAVVIATGNDWRAIEAGGNAFAVKNGKYEGLTTWTFDKSTNKLKGELTLPMPIASVGGSIGLNPSVKAAFDILGNPDARTLASIITSVGLAQNFAAVKALVTTGIQHGHMKLQARSLVLFAGAKGKEIDIVVERLLESGKSINLENVKEILEEIKSTR; this is encoded by the coding sequence ATGAAAAAAGAAAATCAGAAAAAATTAAACTGGCTTGGATTTCAAAAAAAAGAACGACTTGAAAGAATACAAATGTTAAACGCTAATGGCTTTTTAAATGACGAATTTGAACAAATTTTGAAAAAAAATGAAAACTTGCCACTAGAAACTGCAAATCAAATGGCTGAAAATGGAATTGGAACGTTTGCCTTGCCATTTAGCATTGCTCCAAACTTTGTTATTGACGGGAAAGACTATGCTGTGCCAATGGTTACGGAAGAGCCGTCTGTTGTCGCAGGATGCAGTTATGCAGCTAAGATTATTGGAAAATCTAGCGGCTTTACAACAGAGATTTTGGACAGGAAAATGATTGGACAAGTTGCATTGTATGATATTTTGGACTTTGAAAATGCTATTTCAATGATTTTGGAAAATAAAAACGAGATTTTAAAAATTGCAAATGATGCTCATCCTTCAATTGTGGCACGTGGTGGCGGCGCAATTAATATTGAAGTAAAAAATATTGATGAATTTTTGATTGTTTATCTGATTGCCGATGTGAAAGAGGCTATGGGAGCAAATATTTTGAATACAATGCTTGAAGCGATAAAAATACCGCTTGAAAATATTACAAACGGAAAAAGTCTTATGGCAATTTTATCAAATTATGCAACTGAATCTCTTGTAAAAGCCGAATGTGAAGTAAATGTAAAACTTCTTAGCAGCTCAATGGAAACATCTATTGAAACTGCCAAAAAAATTGAACTTGCAAGCAAATTTGCAAAACTTGACATTTATCGTGCCACAACTCATAATAAAGGAATTTTTAACGGAATTGACGCTGTGGTAATCGCCACTGGGAACGACTGGCGTGCAATTGAAGCTGGTGGAAATGCCTTTGCTGTAAAAAATGGCAAATATGAAGGTCTTACAACTTGGACTTTTGATAAAAGCACAAATAAATTAAAAGGAGAACTTACTCTTCCAATGCCAATTGCAAGTGTAGGTGGCTCAATAGGGCTAAATCCAAGTGTAAAAGCTGCATTTGATATTTTAGGAAATCCTGATGCAAGGACACTGGCAAGCATTATTACATCAGTAGGACTCGCCCAAAACTTTGCCGCAGTAAAAGCACTTGTTACAACTGGAATACAGCATGGACATATGAAATTGCAAGCTCGTTCGTTGGTATTGTTTGCTGGTGCGAAAGGCAAAGAAATTGATATTGTCGTAGAAAGGCTCTTGGAAAGCGGGAAAAGTATTAATTTAGAAAATGTGAAGGAAATTTTGGAAGAAATAAAAAGTACGAGATAA
- a CDS encoding co-chaperone GroES, with amino-acid sequence MIIKPIGKRILIKQTQQEEVTKSGIVLPGTASKEKPIIGEVLAVGRKIEEVKVGDKVIFEKYSGTEVKDGEKTYLILEKDNVLAIVE; translated from the coding sequence ATGATAATTAAACCAATAGGAAAAAGAATTTTAATAAAACAGACTCAACAGGAAGAAGTTACAAAAAGCGGAATTGTGCTTCCAGGTACAGCTTCTAAAGAAAAACCAATAATCGGAGAAGTTTTGGCAGTAGGAAGAAAAATAGAAGAAGTTAAAGTAGGAGATAAGGTTATCTTTGAAAAATATTCTGGAACAGAAGTTAAGGATGGGGAAAAAACTTATTTAATTTTGGAAAAAGATAATGTTTTAGCAATTGTTGAATAA
- the groL gene encoding chaperonin GroEL (60 kDa chaperone family; promotes refolding of misfolded polypeptides especially under stressful conditions; forms two stacked rings of heptamers to form a barrel-shaped 14mer; ends can be capped by GroES; misfolded proteins enter the barrel where they are refolded when GroES binds) → MGKIIKFNEDARKALEVGVDTLADAVKITLGPKGRNVVLDRGFGAPMITNDGVTIAKEIELKDPIENLGAQIVKEVATKSNDVAGDGTTTATVLAQALIKEGLKMVASGANPVFIRRGMELASKKVIEELTKRAKKVESNEEIAQVGAISAGDIEIGQLIAQAMEKVGESGVITVEEARSLDTTLDVVEGMQFDNGYLSPYMVSDSERMVVEMDNPFVLITDKKIANMKELLPILEKTVELGRPMLIIAEDVEGEALATLVVNKLRGTLNIAAVKAPAFGDRRKAMLQDIAILTGGEVISEEKGIKLETADINFLGQAKKVRITKDNTVIVDGLGEKDDIQARIGQIKNAIAETTSDYDKEKLQERLAKLAGGVAVIKVGAATETEMKERKLRIEDALNATKAAVEEGIVAGGGTILIQIAKDIEDFKLEGEEGLGVEIVKKALSAPLRQIVVNAGIDAGVVIEKVRNSENGIGFDAAKEEYVDMVKAGIIDPAKVTRSAIQNAVSVSSVLLTTEVAVGNEKEEAPAGGMPGGMGMPGMM, encoded by the coding sequence ATGGGAAAAATAATAAAATTTAATGAAGATGCAAGAAAAGCGCTTGAAGTAGGAGTGGATACATTGGCTGACGCTGTAAAAATTACACTTGGACCAAAAGGAAGAAATGTAGTGCTAGATAGAGGATTTGGAGCACCAATGATAACAAACGACGGTGTTACAATAGCAAAAGAAATTGAACTTAAAGACCCAATTGAAAATCTTGGAGCACAAATTGTAAAGGAAGTTGCTACAAAGTCAAATGATGTGGCAGGAGACGGGACAACTACTGCAACTGTACTGGCACAGGCTTTAATCAAAGAAGGGCTAAAAATGGTAGCTTCTGGAGCAAATCCTGTATTTATAAGACGTGGAATGGAACTTGCTTCTAAAAAAGTTATTGAAGAACTTACAAAAAGAGCTAAAAAAGTGGAATCAAATGAAGAAATTGCACAAGTTGGGGCAATTTCGGCAGGAGATATAGAAATTGGGCAGCTGATTGCTCAAGCTATGGAAAAAGTTGGAGAATCTGGAGTTATTACAGTTGAAGAGGCACGTTCTTTGGATACAACTTTGGATGTTGTGGAAGGAATGCAATTTGATAACGGATATTTGTCACCTTATATGGTTTCAGATTCTGAAAGAATGGTTGTGGAAATGGATAATCCATTTGTCTTAATCACAGATAAAAAAATTGCAAACATGAAAGAATTATTGCCAATCTTGGAAAAAACGGTGGAATTAGGACGTCCAATGCTTATAATCGCCGAAGATGTGGAAGGGGAAGCGCTTGCTACCCTTGTTGTAAATAAACTTCGTGGAACATTGAATATTGCCGCTGTAAAAGCTCCTGCGTTTGGGGACAGAAGAAAGGCTATGTTGCAGGATATTGCCATTTTAACAGGCGGAGAAGTTATTTCTGAAGAAAAAGGAATTAAACTTGAAACTGCTGATATTAATTTCTTGGGGCAAGCAAAAAAAGTTAGAATTACTAAAGATAACACAGTTATCGTTGACGGGCTTGGAGAAAAAGATGACATTCAGGCAAGAATTGGGCAAATAAAAAATGCGATTGCTGAAACAACTTCTGACTACGATAAGGAAAAATTACAGGAAAGACTTGCCAAATTAGCTGGTGGAGTAGCCGTAATAAAAGTTGGAGCTGCAACTGAAACAGAAATGAAAGAAAGAAAATTGAGAATCGAAGATGCCTTGAATGCGACAAAAGCCGCTGTAGAAGAAGGAATTGTAGCTGGAGGAGGAACAATCTTAATTCAAATTGCAAAAGATATTGAAGACTTTAAGCTGGAAGGTGAAGAAGGGCTTGGAGTGGAAATTGTGAAAAAAGCATTATCTGCACCGCTTAGACAAATTGTAGTTAATGCTGGAATTGACGCAGGAGTTGTAATTGAAAAAGTAAGAAATTCTGAAAATGGAATAGGATTTGATGCGGCAAAAGAAGAATATGTAGATATGGTCAAAGCTGGAATTATTGATCCTGCCAAAGTAACACGTTCTGCAATCCAAAACGCAGTATCAGTATCATCAGTATTACTTACAACTGAAGTTGCTGTTGGAAATGAAAAAGAAGAAGCTCCAGCAGGTGGAATGCCAGGTGGAATGGGAATGCCGGGAATGATGTAG
- a CDS encoding aspartate kinase, with translation MALIIQKYGGTSVANAERVKEVAKRVVKYKKAGHDVIVVVSAPAGRTDALIKRAYELSDTPNKREFDMLLTSGEQISIASLAIAVSELGEKAVSLNAFQVNFKTTSAHTKAKIIDIDTELIQEKLNEGNVVVFAGFQGITKNNEITTLGRGGSDTTAVALGAALNADEVEIYTDVDGVYTADPRVVKEAKKIEAISYQEMLELAASGAKVLHPRSVEIAAKYGIKIHLRSSFDDSTGTIVENKKIINEIESQNIDTKGEAMEKVKIVGITSSKNEGRITLFGVPDRPGIASKVFSTLAKSKINTDIILQSSSINKELNNISFTVKSDDLKEAVAISEQIKEQIGAEGVSYEEKIAKVSVVGIGLKSHYETTSEIFDTLAENDINIDMISCSEINVSCIIREEDVDKAVNALHKRFIEID, from the coding sequence ATGGCTTTAATTATACAAAAATATGGCGGAACTTCTGTTGCCAATGCAGAACGTGTAAAAGAAGTCGCTAAACGGGTTGTTAAGTATAAAAAAGCTGGACACGATGTGATTGTTGTTGTTTCTGCACCAGCAGGAAGAACAGATGCTTTGATAAAAAGGGCATATGAACTATCTGACACGCCGAATAAACGTGAATTTGACATGCTTTTGACTTCGGGCGAGCAGATTTCTATTGCATCTCTTGCAATTGCTGTTTCTGAGTTAGGAGAAAAAGCAGTTTCATTAAATGCTTTTCAAGTAAACTTCAAAACAACATCTGCACATACAAAAGCTAAAATTATTGACATTGATACAGAACTTATACAGGAAAAATTAAACGAAGGAAATGTAGTAGTATTCGCCGGATTTCAGGGAATTACTAAAAATAACGAAATTACTACACTTGGACGTGGTGGTTCAGATACAACTGCTGTTGCATTGGGAGCGGCTCTTAATGCTGATGAAGTTGAAATTTATACTGATGTTGACGGAGTTTACACAGCTGATCCGAGAGTTGTGAAAGAAGCCAAAAAGATAGAAGCAATCTCGTATCAGGAAATGCTGGAGCTAGCTGCCTCGGGAGCAAAAGTTTTACATCCTAGATCAGTTGAAATTGCCGCAAAATACGGTATAAAAATACATTTACGTTCATCATTTGACGATTCTACAGGAACAATTGTTGAAAATAAGAAAATTATTAATGAAATTGAAAGTCAAAATATTGACACAAAAGGAGAAGCTATGGAAAAAGTTAAAATTGTAGGTATCACATCTTCAAAAAATGAAGGGAGAATTACACTCTTTGGAGTCCCTGACAGACCAGGAATCGCTTCCAAAGTATTTTCCACGCTTGCGAAATCAAAAATTAATACTGACATAATTTTACAAAGTTCAAGTATTAATAAAGAACTGAATAATATTTCATTTACTGTAAAAAGTGATGATTTGAAAGAAGCTGTTGCGATTTCAGAACAAATAAAGGAACAAATTGGCGCTGAAGGAGTTTCTTACGAAGAAAAAATTGCGAAAGTTTCTGTTGTTGGAATTGGATTAAAAAGCCATTATGAAACAACATCTGAAATTTTTGACACACTTGCAGAAAATGATATAAATATTGATATGATTTCCTGCTCAGAAATCAATGTTTCATGCATTATTCGTGAAGAAGATGTAGACAAGGCGGTAAATGCTCTTCACAAACGATTTATTGAAATTGATTAA